A genomic stretch from Bradyrhizobium sp. 195 includes:
- a CDS encoding helix-turn-helix domain-containing protein → MSDDKFLTPEEVSARYRGEVTVGTLRNWRAMRIGPAYVKIGKAVLYPVDELDAWDRKNLVICSASKGLNVS, encoded by the coding sequence ATGTCGGACGACAAATTCCTTACCCCCGAGGAAGTGTCTGCACGGTACCGTGGTGAGGTCACAGTGGGCACGCTGCGGAATTGGCGCGCGATGCGAATCGGACCCGCATACGTCAAGATCGGCAAAGCCGTCTTATATCCGGTGGATGAACTTGACGCATGGGATCGAAAAAATCTTGTCATTTGTAGTGCGTCAAAAGGGCTGAACGTGAGCTAA
- a CDS encoding ABC-three component system protein produces MEIDDTQLEEFIELWVERRSQQYDRVERIGAANDKGRDLIGFLTRARHEGAWHLFQCKRKTRGGKLGKSEGLAELGKVFFHHCRGVYKSLPEKYVFVAPRGIVGSLMDLINNPSTLKAALIDGWDEHCSGSITRRETVALTPEIKAAIDGFDFSRVEHLTAPMLVKDQAAGPALSKVLGLIPDEAPAGEAPQAIQPEEAQYVEQLRHVYGEASGSTFMSADDVLAHADHGEHFRDQRTRFFEAASFKRFHRDNTAPGALVTFEGDVYHGVIEVHRDRYETLLRRVDAVMKHASILPASLIGRTVRIPVKQGICHHLANDGRLKWAP; encoded by the coding sequence ATGGAGATCGATGACACGCAGCTCGAGGAGTTCATCGAACTGTGGGTGGAGCGTCGCTCTCAGCAATATGATCGGGTCGAAAGAATAGGCGCGGCGAATGACAAGGGCCGCGACCTGATCGGCTTTTTGACCCGCGCCCGGCATGAAGGGGCTTGGCATCTCTTTCAATGCAAGCGGAAGACGCGAGGCGGCAAGCTTGGCAAGTCCGAGGGGCTTGCCGAACTCGGCAAGGTGTTTTTCCATCATTGTCGAGGCGTCTACAAAAGCCTGCCCGAAAAATATGTGTTCGTCGCGCCGCGCGGCATCGTCGGCTCGTTGATGGACTTGATCAATAACCCCTCGACGCTGAAAGCCGCGTTGATCGATGGGTGGGACGAGCACTGCTCCGGGAGCATAACCCGGCGAGAAACGGTGGCGTTGACACCAGAGATTAAGGCAGCGATCGACGGCTTCGATTTCTCACGCGTCGAGCATCTGACGGCACCGATGCTCGTAAAGGACCAGGCCGCGGGGCCAGCTTTGTCCAAGGTGCTTGGGTTGATACCAGATGAGGCACCCGCGGGCGAAGCGCCGCAGGCCATTCAGCCGGAGGAGGCGCAGTACGTCGAGCAGCTCCGTCACGTCTATGGAGAGGCCAGCGGCAGCACCTTCATGTCGGCCGACGACGTCCTTGCGCATGCGGATCACGGCGAGCATTTCCGCGATCAACGCACGCGCTTTTTCGAAGCGGCCTCGTTCAAGCGGTTTCACCGGGACAATACTGCTCCGGGCGCGCTTGTGACGTTTGAAGGCGACGTCTATCACGGCGTCATCGAAGTGCACCGCGATCGCTACGAGACGCTTCTTCGACGCGTCGACGCGGTCATGAAGCACGCATCGATCCTGCCGGCGAGTTTGATCGGCCGTACTGTGCGCATCCCCGTAAAACAGGGGATTTGCCATCATCTCGCGAATGACGGGCGGCTGAAATGGGCGCCGTAG
- a CDS encoding ABC-three component system middle component 2, producing the protein MGAVGESEFGGLFNSPLEAGIRAVVVLEHLRPETLDLAEMVLFDHVVVHTADLGGPPSLHPEIPGRKGELLVRRRLVESSLQLMQRCHLVDQEGAEEGIIYRVSEEAAAYVELLETDCSVQMKACARWLPSR; encoded by the coding sequence ATGGGCGCCGTAGGCGAGAGCGAGTTCGGAGGATTGTTCAACTCTCCTCTCGAGGCCGGCATCAGGGCCGTCGTCGTGCTGGAGCATTTACGGCCGGAGACGTTGGACCTTGCCGAAATGGTCCTGTTCGACCATGTCGTCGTGCATACCGCCGATCTTGGTGGCCCGCCTAGCCTGCATCCCGAGATTCCCGGTCGAAAGGGCGAGCTTTTGGTTCGCCGAAGATTGGTCGAGTCAAGCTTGCAGCTCATGCAGCGATGTCATCTCGTTGACCAGGAGGGGGCCGAGGAGGGTATTATTTATCGCGTCTCCGAAGAGGCCGCAGCCTATGTCGAGCTGCTCGAAACGGACTGCTCGGTGCAGATGAAGGCTTGTGCACGCTGGCTGCCGAGCAGGTAA
- a CDS encoding P-loop NTPase family protein, with the protein MFEERINVVWGASNSGKSYIVKALDLMSGAKTPLPPITEAQGYDKCWLELELPVSRTVTLSRAMKGGDFGLHIGSIDPESAGRLLGRCPGIIAERARACRVFCLANSESARRKSLER; encoded by the coding sequence ATGTTCGAGGAGCGCATCAATGTCGTTTGGGGCGCCTCCAATAGCGGCAAATCCTATATCGTCAAGGCGCTCGACTTGATGTCGGGCGCCAAGACGCCCCTCCCGCCTATCACCGAAGCCCAAGGCTACGACAAATGCTGGCTTGAGCTTGAGCTTCCTGTGAGCCGCACGGTGACGTTATCGCGGGCGATGAAGGGCGGAGATTTCGGCCTCCACATCGGTTCGATAGATCCGGAATCGGCTGGTCGGCTGCTCGGACGCTGTCCTGGGATCATCGCGGAAAGGGCGAGAGCCTGTCGGGTTTTCTGCTTGGCGAACTCGGAGTCGGCGCGAAGGAAATCGCTCGAACGCTGA
- a CDS encoding GIY-YIG nuclease family protein — protein sequence MPVRKAPVIGGVVLSPQDTTLAEVWGILLSRSTALGGSISLQRPMHRRFREVETLLRQWCRSEYGARWLTMAMQEHGVIRVKSGQFIPVVHFVALGDRPVFIAPQSKVRPGHRMVGPDQFRSGHTLDEGELALRPEIRFDVVEDYTLLAAAARGDTSTHIAGVKEPSQVFSAPARLLLAPDAFPKKAYVLYQHIFGAGPSYPDDGFFYIGVTTRSWQKRWAEHRRAVETGSPLLFHRKLREEMGAGRVTYIHHKVMAVTDDIERLYATEEWLVDGHWHDERRLNMTPGGKSGLRYLREHGMLAERVVPMPDERDRLVEAWLREHPRKGLPAPWVSEKWKNDAWAVAQICGRDDRLSVEQVRAIRELSRIHSADVIAERIGARNRDQVQRVIDGETYTRVT from the coding sequence TTGCCGGTTCGCAAGGCACCGGTGATCGGCGGGGTTGTATTGAGCCCGCAAGACACCACGCTGGCAGAAGTTTGGGGGATTCTTTTGTCTCGATCAACCGCGCTTGGTGGGAGCATCTCGCTCCAAAGGCCGATGCATCGGCGGTTTCGCGAAGTCGAGACGTTGCTGAGGCAATGGTGTCGTTCGGAATATGGTGCACGATGGCTCACCATGGCGATGCAGGAGCACGGAGTGATCCGAGTCAAATCGGGCCAGTTCATTCCGGTTGTCCATTTCGTCGCTCTCGGCGACAGACCGGTTTTCATTGCGCCACAGTCCAAGGTCAGACCAGGGCACCGAATGGTGGGGCCTGATCAGTTTCGATCGGGTCATACGCTTGACGAAGGCGAACTCGCGCTGCGGCCGGAAATTCGGTTCGATGTCGTTGAGGATTATACCCTTCTTGCGGCAGCGGCGCGAGGAGACACATCTACGCACATCGCAGGCGTTAAGGAGCCAAGCCAAGTCTTTTCGGCGCCGGCGCGTCTTCTGCTGGCTCCCGATGCGTTTCCGAAGAAGGCTTACGTGCTCTATCAGCACATTTTCGGCGCGGGACCATCCTATCCTGACGATGGGTTTTTCTATATCGGCGTCACCACTCGAAGCTGGCAAAAGCGGTGGGCAGAACACCGGCGGGCAGTCGAGACCGGCAGCCCGTTGCTGTTCCATCGCAAGCTGCGGGAAGAGATGGGTGCAGGCCGGGTGACCTACATCCACCACAAGGTCATGGCTGTCACCGACGACATCGAACGGCTCTACGCCACAGAGGAATGGCTCGTGGACGGGCACTGGCATGATGAGCGGCGCCTGAACATGACTCCCGGCGGAAAGTCTGGGCTGCGGTATCTTCGCGAGCACGGCATGTTGGCTGAACGGGTGGTGCCGATGCCCGACGAACGTGATCGCCTAGTCGAGGCTTGGCTACGCGAGCATCCGCGGAAGGGCCTGCCCGCCCCCTGGGTTTCGGAGAAATGGAAGAACGATGCGTGGGCGGTGGCGCAGATCTGTGGCCGAGATGACCGCCTGTCCGTCGAGCAGGTCCGCGCGATTCGGGAACTGTCGAGGATCCATTCGGCAGATGTCATCGCCGAGCGCATCGGCGCGCGGAATAGAGACCAGGTACAGCGAGTGATCGATGGAGAGACCTACACACGCGTGACCTAA